One Pseudomonas abieticivorans genomic region harbors:
- the yccS gene encoding YccS family putative transporter yields MASTSFRQSMRRLWALDKFSYSVRVFIALTGSMALCWYQNEMRLLIPIFLGIIASALAETDDNWQGRTKALAVTLVCFSCSALSVELLFPYPILFICALSLAAFGLTMLGALGERYNAIAYATLIVAVYTMIGVDQRGGEVTDFWHEPMLLVAGAGWYGILSVLWQALFSNQPVQQALARLFRELGYYLKLKSSLFEPIRGLDVEGRRLELAKQNGRVVAALNSTKEIILHRVGSTRPGSKVSRYLKLYFLAQDVHERASSSHYPYNALAEAFFHSDVLFRCQRLLRQQGKACQRLSESIQLRQPFVFDVNFAEALNDLHASLEHLRIQSNPAWRGLLRSLRALAANLGTLDRLLSDASNPDKLADASDSSLLDRSPQSLKDIWGRIRQNLTPTSLLFRHALRLPLALAVCFGLVHLIHPTQGYWIMLTTVFVCQPSYGATRRKLGQRIIGTAIGLTVGWVLFDLFPNSIIQSMFAVIAGMVFFTNRTSRYTVSTAGITLMILFCFNQVGNGYGLFLPRLMDTLIGSLVAIMAVFLFLPDWQGRKLNKVLSNTLTCNSVYLRQILQQYANGKKDDLAYRLARRNAHNADAALSTTLANMLMEPGHFRKEADVGFRFLVLSHTLLSYLSGLGAHRETALPDEVRHGLIEGAGEQLVKSIEGIATSLASKLPVDIHSDAEEALANELEQMPDEIDEGQRLVQTQLALICRQLGPLRTLAAHLIKGKAE; encoded by the coding sequence ATGGCATCGACCTCGTTTCGCCAATCCATGCGCCGCTTGTGGGCGCTAGACAAGTTCAGTTACAGCGTAAGGGTGTTCATCGCCCTGACCGGCAGCATGGCGCTGTGCTGGTATCAGAACGAAATGCGCCTGCTGATCCCGATCTTCCTCGGGATCATCGCCTCGGCCCTGGCCGAGACCGACGACAATTGGCAAGGCCGTACCAAGGCCCTGGCAGTAACCCTGGTGTGCTTCAGTTGTTCGGCGCTGTCGGTGGAGTTGCTGTTCCCCTACCCCATCCTGTTCATCTGCGCACTTTCGCTCGCCGCTTTTGGCCTGACCATGCTGGGTGCATTGGGCGAGCGCTACAACGCCATTGCCTACGCGACGCTGATCGTCGCGGTGTACACCATGATCGGGGTGGACCAGCGCGGCGGCGAGGTGACGGACTTCTGGCACGAACCGATGCTGCTGGTGGCCGGGGCGGGCTGGTACGGCATCCTTTCGGTGCTGTGGCAGGCACTGTTTTCCAACCAGCCGGTGCAGCAGGCCCTGGCCCGGCTGTTTCGCGAGCTGGGCTACTACCTCAAGCTCAAGTCCAGCCTGTTCGAGCCCATTCGCGGCCTGGACGTGGAAGGCCGGCGCCTGGAGCTGGCCAAGCAGAACGGCCGCGTGGTGGCAGCGCTCAACTCCACCAAGGAAATCATCCTGCACCGGGTAGGCAGCACCCGCCCAGGCTCCAAGGTCAGCCGCTACCTGAAGCTGTATTTCCTCGCCCAAGACGTGCACGAGCGCGCCAGCTCTTCGCATTACCCCTACAACGCCCTGGCCGAAGCGTTCTTCCACAGCGACGTGCTGTTCCGCTGCCAGCGCCTGCTGCGCCAACAGGGCAAGGCCTGCCAGCGGCTGTCCGAATCGATCCAGTTGCGCCAGCCGTTTGTCTTCGACGTCAATTTCGCCGAAGCCCTGAATGACCTGCATGCCTCCCTTGAGCACCTGCGCATCCAGAGCAACCCGGCCTGGCGCGGCCTGCTGCGCTCGCTGCGGGCGCTGGCGGCCAACCTGGGCACCCTGGACCGCCTGCTGAGCGATGCAAGCAACCCGGACAAACTTGCCGACGCCAGCGACAGCAGCCTGCTGGACCGCTCGCCCCAGAGCCTGAAAGACATCTGGGGGCGCATCCGCCAGAACCTCACGCCCACTTCGCTGCTGTTCCGCCATGCCCTGCGCCTGCCCCTGGCACTGGCGGTGTGCTTTGGCCTGGTGCACTTGATCCACCCCACCCAGGGCTATTGGATCATGCTGACCACGGTGTTCGTCTGCCAGCCGAGCTACGGCGCCACGCGGCGCAAGCTGGGGCAGCGGATCATCGGCACGGCCATCGGCCTGACCGTGGGCTGGGTGCTGTTCGACCTGTTCCCCAATTCGATCATCCAGTCGATGTTCGCAGTGATCGCCGGCATGGTCTTCTTCACCAACCGTACCAGCCGCTACACGGTGTCCACGGCCGGTATCACCCTGATGATCCTGTTTTGCTTCAACCAGGTCGGCAACGGCTACGGGCTGTTTTTGCCACGGCTGATGGACACGCTGATCGGCAGCCTGGTGGCAATCATGGCGGTGTTCCTGTTTCTGCCAGACTGGCAGGGCCGCAAGCTGAACAAGGTGCTGAGCAACACCCTGACGTGCAACAGCGTCTATCTGCGCCAGATATTGCAGCAGTACGCCAATGGCAAGAAAGATGACCTGGCCTACCGCCTGGCACGGCGCAACGCCCACAACGCCGATGCAGCGCTGTCGACCACGCTGGCAAACATGCTGATGGAGCCTGGGCACTTCCGTAAGGAAGCCGACGTGGGCTTTCGCTTCCTGGTGCTGTCGCACACCCTGCTCAGCTACCTGTCAGGCCTGGGCGCGCACCGCGAGACAGCCTTGCCCGACGAGGTGCGCCACGGCCTGATCGAGGGTGCGGGCGAGCAACTGGTCAAGAGCATCGAAGGCATTGCCACCAGCCTTGCCAGCAAGTTACCGGTGGACATCCACAGCGACGCCGAGGAAGCCCTGGCCAACGAGCTTGAGCAGATGCCCGACGAGATCGACGAAGGCCAGCGGCTGGTGCAAACCCAACTAGCCTTGATCTGCCGCCAACTGGGCCCGCTACGAACGCTGGCGGCGCACTTGATCAAGGGCAAGGCCGAGTAA
- a CDS encoding NAD(P)/FAD-dependent oxidoreductase: MRTTEVVIIGAGAAGLMCALTAAARGRSVLLIDHANKAGKKILMSGGGRCNFTNLYTEPANFLSHNPHFCKSALARYTQWDFIALVAKHGVPYHEKKLGQLFCDNKSSDILGLLLDECAQAKVDLRLDTSVQQIEKLENGYLLSTSMGDINCQSLVVATGGLSIPTLGATGFGYQIARQFGHTVLATRAGLVPFTITDQLKDLCTELSGTSVDCLVSCNDQSFRENILFTHRGLSGPAILQISSFWHPGDAVEINLLPDHDALQWMQQQQAERPNSELKTLLGEIFTKKMANLLADHWFTSKPMKQYTPAELNEIASKIGSWQVVPAGTEGYRTAEVTLGGVDTKEVSSKTMESLKSPGLYFVGEVLDVSGHLGGFNFQWAWASAYAAAQYV, translated from the coding sequence GTGCGCACCACCGAAGTCGTCATCATCGGCGCCGGCGCCGCAGGCCTGATGTGCGCATTGACCGCCGCGGCTCGCGGGCGCTCGGTCCTGCTCATCGACCACGCCAACAAAGCCGGCAAAAAAATCCTCATGTCCGGTGGTGGCCGTTGCAACTTCACCAACCTGTACACCGAGCCTGCGAACTTCCTCTCGCACAACCCGCACTTCTGCAAGTCGGCCCTGGCCCGCTACACCCAATGGGATTTCATCGCCCTGGTGGCCAAGCACGGCGTGCCGTACCACGAGAAAAAGCTCGGCCAGTTGTTCTGCGACAACAAGTCCAGTGACATCCTCGGCCTGCTGCTCGACGAGTGCGCGCAGGCCAAGGTCGACCTGCGCCTGGACACCTCGGTGCAGCAGATCGAAAAGCTGGAAAACGGGTACTTGCTGAGCACCAGCATGGGCGACATCAACTGCCAGTCGCTGGTGGTGGCCACCGGCGGCCTGTCGATCCCGACCTTGGGCGCCACCGGCTTCGGCTACCAGATCGCCCGCCAGTTCGGTCACACCGTGCTGGCCACCCGCGCAGGCCTGGTGCCGTTTACCATCACCGACCAGCTCAAGGACTTGTGCACCGAGCTGTCCGGCACCTCGGTGGACTGCCTGGTGAGCTGCAACGACCAGAGCTTTCGCGAGAACATCCTGTTCACCCACCGCGGCCTCAGCGGCCCGGCAATCTTGCAGATCTCCTCGTTCTGGCACCCTGGCGATGCGGTGGAGATCAACCTGCTGCCCGATCACGACGCCTTGCAGTGGATGCAACAGCAGCAGGCCGAACGGCCGAACTCCGAGCTCAAGACCCTTTTGGGCGAGATTTTCACCAAGAAGATGGCCAACCTGCTGGCCGATCACTGGTTCACCTCCAAGCCGATGAAGCAGTACACCCCGGCCGAGCTGAACGAGATCGCCAGCAAAATCGGTAGCTGGCAGGTCGTACCCGCGGGTACCGAAGGTTATCGCACCGCTGAAGTGACCCTGGGCGGCGTCGACACCAAAGAGGTGTCGTCCAAGACCATGGAGTCGCTGAAAAGCCCTGGCCTGTATTTCGTTGGCGAAGTGCTGGACGTGAGCGGCCACTTGGGCGGCTTCAACTTCCAGTGGGCCTGGGCCTCGGCCTATGCCGCGGCGCAATACGTATAA
- the dbpA gene encoding ATP-dependent RNA helicase DbpA, producing the protein MLANLESLGYAQMTPIQAQSLPVILKGMDLIAQAKTGSGKTAAFGIGLLNPINPRFFGCQALVLCPTRELADQVAKEIRRLARAEDNIKVLTLCGGVSFGPQIASLEHGAHIIVGTPGRIQQHLRKGSLLLDGLNTLVLDEADRMLDMGFYDSIENIIEQTPERRQTLLFSATYPVGIKQLASKFMRTPQTVKAEALHTDSQIEQRFYEISPDERMDAVVKALAHFRPQSCVAFCFTKQQVQETVDHLVAKGISAVALHGDLEQRDRDQVLAMFANRSTSVLVATDVAARGLDIDALDMVINVELARDSEIHIHRVGRTGRAGESGLAISFVAPAEAHRAQAVEQLQKAPLTWDDLSNLTSKGGAPLLPVMSTLCIAAGRKDKVRPGDILGALTGDAGIPGAQVGKIAIFDFQAYVAVERSIANQALQRLNNGKIKGRSLRVRIL; encoded by the coding sequence ATGCTGGCCAACCTGGAATCCCTCGGGTATGCCCAAATGACGCCGATCCAGGCGCAGAGCTTGCCGGTGATCCTCAAGGGGATGGACCTGATCGCCCAGGCCAAGACCGGCAGCGGCAAGACGGCCGCGTTCGGCATCGGCCTCCTGAACCCGATCAACCCGCGATTCTTTGGTTGCCAGGCGCTGGTCCTGTGCCCGACCCGCGAGCTGGCCGACCAGGTCGCCAAGGAAATCCGCCGCCTGGCCCGCGCCGAAGACAACATCAAAGTGCTGACCCTGTGCGGCGGCGTGTCCTTTGGCCCGCAGATCGCTTCGCTGGAACACGGCGCGCACATCATCGTCGGCACCCCGGGGCGCATCCAGCAGCACCTGCGCAAAGGCTCGCTGCTGCTCGACGGCTTGAACACCCTGGTCCTCGATGAGGCCGACCGCATGTTGGACATGGGCTTCTACGACTCCATCGAAAACATCATCGAGCAGACCCCGGAGCGCCGCCAGACCCTGCTGTTCTCGGCCACCTACCCGGTGGGCATCAAGCAACTGGCCTCCAAGTTCATGCGCACCCCGCAAACCGTGAAGGCCGAAGCCCTGCACACCGACAGCCAGATCGAACAGCGCTTCTACGAGATCTCCCCGGACGAGCGCATGGACGCCGTGGTCAAGGCCCTGGCGCACTTCCGTCCGCAGTCGTGCGTGGCGTTCTGCTTCACCAAGCAGCAAGTGCAGGAAACCGTCGACCACCTGGTGGCCAAAGGCATCAGCGCCGTGGCCCTGCACGGCGACCTGGAGCAGCGTGACCGCGACCAGGTGCTGGCCATGTTCGCCAACCGCAGCACCTCGGTACTGGTGGCCACCGACGTAGCTGCCCGCGGCCTGGACATCGATGCGCTGGACATGGTGATCAACGTGGAGCTGGCCCGTGATTCGGAAATCCACATCCACCGCGTGGGCCGTACCGGCCGTGCTGGTGAGTCGGGCCTGGCGATCAGCTTCGTCGCCCCCGCCGAAGCGCACCGCGCCCAGGCCGTGGAGCAATTGCAGAAAGCCCCGCTGACCTGGGACGACCTCAGCAACCTGACCTCCAAGGGCGGCGCGCCGCTGCTGCCGGTCATGTCCACCCTGTGCATTGCCGCGGGCCGCAAGGACAAGGTGCGCCCCGGCGACATCCTCGGCGCCCTTACCGGCGACGCCGGCATCCCCGGCGCCCAGGTTGGCAAGATCGCGATCTTCGACTTCCAGGCCTACGTGGCCGTGGAACGCAGCATCGCCAACCAGGCGTTGCAGCGCTTGAACAACGGCAAGATCAAAGGCCGCTCGCTGCGCGTGCGCATCCTGTAA
- the mdtD gene encoding multidrug transporter subunit MdtD produces the protein MPNRPLLDARTARWLPWVVAIAFFMQSLDGTILNTALPSMARDLAENPLRMQSVVIAYMLTVALLIPASGWISDRFGTKRVFFSAIMLFTLGSLACALSTSLTALVCARILQGLGGSLMLPVGRLVILRAYPRSELVRILSFVTVPGLLGPLIGPTLGGWMVEYLSWHWIFLINLPVGLLGCWAIWQLIPDLRGATRTRFDSMGFLLFGAAMVLITIAMEGLGELQLPHLRVMLLLFAGMACLAAYWLRAGHTENALFSPTLFRTRSFAVGILGNLFARLGGGALPFLVPLLLQVAMGYSPSQAGMSMIPLAASAMLAKSLARPLIERFGYRVILTGNTLLLGALLASLGLISPETPYWVLLIQLGLLGAVNSMQFTAMNTVTLIDLDDASASSGNSLLSVVAQLAMSLGVACAGALLGGFTAAGTGEGVSTTLGAFQLTFLTIGVMTMLAAAIFAQLSNKPSQNAVRPEPEIEP, from the coding sequence ATGCCCAACCGCCCGCTCCTCGACGCCCGTACCGCCCGCTGGCTGCCCTGGGTGGTGGCCATCGCCTTCTTCATGCAGTCCCTCGACGGGACCATCCTCAACACTGCCCTGCCCTCCATGGCCCGCGACCTGGCCGAAAACCCCCTGCGCATGCAGTCGGTGGTCATCGCCTACATGCTCACCGTCGCACTGCTGATCCCGGCCTCCGGCTGGATCTCCGATCGGTTCGGCACCAAGCGGGTATTTTTCAGCGCGATCATGCTGTTCACCTTGGGTTCACTGGCTTGCGCATTGTCCACCAGCCTCACAGCACTGGTGTGCGCGCGCATCCTGCAAGGCCTGGGCGGTTCGCTGATGCTACCGGTCGGCAGGCTGGTGATCTTGCGCGCCTACCCGCGCTCGGAACTGGTGCGCATCTTGAGTTTCGTTACCGTGCCGGGCCTATTGGGGCCACTGATCGGCCCGACGCTGGGCGGCTGGATGGTGGAATACCTGAGCTGGCACTGGATCTTTTTGATCAACCTGCCGGTGGGGCTGCTTGGTTGCTGGGCGATCTGGCAATTGATCCCGGATTTGCGCGGCGCTACCCGTACCCGTTTCGACAGCATGGGCTTTTTGCTGTTTGGCGCGGCGATGGTGCTCATCACCATCGCCATGGAAGGCCTGGGGGAGTTGCAACTGCCGCATTTGCGGGTGATGTTGCTGTTGTTCGCCGGCATGGCGTGCCTGGCCGCGTACTGGTTGCGCGCCGGCCATACCGAGAACGCGCTGTTTTCGCCCACGCTGTTTCGCACCCGCAGCTTCGCCGTCGGCATTCTGGGCAACCTGTTCGCCCGCCTGGGCGGCGGCGCGCTGCCGTTCCTGGTGCCGCTGCTGCTGCAAGTGGCCATGGGTTATTCACCTTCCCAGGCAGGCATGAGCATGATCCCGCTCGCAGCCTCGGCAATGCTGGCCAAATCCCTGGCCCGGCCGTTGATCGAACGCTTTGGTTACCGCGTGATTCTCACCGGCAATACGTTGCTACTGGGTGCGCTGCTGGCAAGCCTGGGCCTGATCTCGCCCGAAACGCCGTACTGGGTGCTGTTGATCCAACTGGGGTTGCTGGGCGCCGTGAACTCGATGCAGTTCACCGCCATGAACACCGTGACCCTGATCGACCTGGACGATGCCAGCGCCAGCAGCGGCAACAGCCTGTTATCGGTGGTGGCGCAGTTGGCCATGAGCCTGGGCGTGGCCTGCGCCGGCGCACTGCTGGGCGGCTTTACCGCAGCCGGTACCGGCGAAGGCGTGAGCACCACCCTGGGCGCCTTCCAGTTGACCTTCCTGACCATCGGGGTCATGACCATGCTGGCTGCGGCCATCTTCGCGCAACTGTCGAACAAGCCCTCGCAAAACGCTGTTCGTCCGGAACCTGAGATAGAGCCTTAG
- a CDS encoding RraA family protein: MFDVVSSSKWPTGYLINPNVEPLDPKWLKEFSKIPAAAVSDCLGRNVGGLGLKPFHGNQPMLGSALTVRVRPGDNLMILKAMQMARPGDVLVIDGSADLTRAVFGGIMRAMALKAGIVGVVINGALRDLDEWQTGELPAYAIGGVHRGPSTDGGGEINVPISCAGMLVMPGDLMIGDGDGVVAAARSELPELLIRCHDLLAREQATLAAIEAGTLDPDRFDAILRSKGCPI; encoded by the coding sequence ATGTTTGATGTCGTTTCCTCGAGCAAATGGCCCACGGGCTACCTGATCAATCCAAATGTCGAGCCACTCGATCCGAAATGGCTGAAAGAATTCAGCAAAATCCCGGCCGCGGCCGTCAGTGACTGCCTGGGCCGCAACGTCGGCGGGCTGGGCCTCAAGCCGTTTCACGGCAACCAGCCGATGCTCGGCAGCGCCCTGACCGTGCGCGTTCGCCCTGGCGACAACCTGATGATCCTCAAGGCCATGCAGATGGCCCGCCCCGGTGACGTGCTGGTGATCGACGGCAGCGCCGACCTGACCCGCGCAGTGTTCGGCGGCATCATGCGCGCCATGGCCCTGAAGGCCGGCATCGTCGGCGTGGTGATCAACGGCGCCCTGCGCGACCTCGACGAGTGGCAGACCGGCGAACTGCCGGCCTATGCGATCGGCGGCGTGCACCGCGGCCCGAGCACCGACGGTGGCGGCGAAATCAACGTGCCGATCTCCTGTGCCGGCATGCTGGTAATGCCCGGCGACCTGATGATCGGCGATGGCGATGGCGTAGTGGCTGCTGCCCGCTCGGAGCTGCCGGAACTGCTGATCCGCTGCCACGACCTGCTGGCCCGTGAACAGGCCACCCTGGCGGCCATCGAAGCCGGCACCCTGGACCCGGATCGTTTCGACGCCATCCTGCGCAGCAAGGGTTGCCCGATCTAA
- the betA gene encoding choline dehydrogenase produces the protein MSQEFDYIIIGAGSAGNTLATRLTEDQGVTVLLLEAGGPDYRFDFRTQMPAALAFPLQGRRYNWAYETDPEPHMDGRRMECGRGKGLGGSSLINGMCYIRGNAMDYDGWAKLPGLEDWTYLDCLPYFRKAETRDIGPNDYHGGEGPVSVTTPKAGNNPLFHAMVEAGVQAGYPRTDDLNGYQQEGFGPMDRTVTPKGRRASTARGYLDVAKQRSTLTIVTHALTDKIVFQGKRAVGVEYLVGDSTTVTKATARKEVLLCSGAIASPQVLQRSGVGPAALLESLGIALVHDLPGVGQNLQDHLEMYLQYACTQPVSLYPSLLWWNQPAIGAEWMFNGTGIGASNQFEAGGFIRSRPEFDWPNIQYHFLPVAINYNGSNGVKEHGFQAHVGSMRSPSRGRVHVKSKNPREYPSILFNYMSTEQDWQEFRDGIRLTREIMQQPALDAYRGREISPGIDVQTDEQLDKFVREHAETAFHPSCSCKMGTDEMAVVDNQGRVHGLQALRVVDASIMPIITTGNLNAPTIMIAEKIADKIRGRQPLPRSTADYYVAGDAPVRKTPLREVSRTAQ, from the coding sequence ATGTCCCAAGAATTCGACTACATCATCATCGGTGCCGGCTCTGCCGGTAACACCCTGGCCACCCGCCTGACCGAAGACCAGGGCGTGACCGTCCTGCTGCTGGAAGCCGGCGGCCCGGACTATCGCTTCGATTTCCGTACCCAGATGCCGGCTGCACTGGCCTTCCCACTGCAAGGCCGCCGCTACAACTGGGCCTACGAGACCGATCCAGAACCACACATGGACGGCCGCCGGATGGAATGCGGCCGCGGCAAGGGCCTGGGCGGCTCGTCGCTGATCAACGGCATGTGCTACATCCGCGGCAATGCCATGGACTACGACGGCTGGGCGAAACTGCCAGGCCTGGAAGACTGGACCTACCTGGACTGCCTGCCGTATTTCCGCAAGGCGGAAACCCGCGACATCGGCCCTAACGATTACCACGGTGGCGAAGGCCCGGTCAGCGTGACCACGCCCAAGGCCGGCAACAACCCGCTGTTCCACGCCATGGTCGAGGCCGGCGTGCAGGCCGGCTACCCGCGCACCGACGACTTGAACGGTTACCAGCAAGAAGGCTTCGGCCCGATGGACCGCACCGTCACGCCTAAAGGCCGCCGCGCCAGCACGGCACGCGGTTACCTGGACGTGGCCAAGCAGCGCTCCACGCTGACCATCGTCACCCATGCCCTGACCGACAAAATCGTATTCCAAGGCAAGCGTGCCGTGGGCGTCGAGTACCTGGTGGGCGACAGCACCACCGTCACCAAGGCCACCGCGCGCAAGGAAGTGCTGTTGTGCAGCGGCGCCATCGCCTCGCCGCAAGTGCTCCAGCGTTCCGGCGTGGGCCCCGCCGCCCTGCTCGAAAGCCTGGGCATCGCGCTGGTGCACGACCTGCCGGGTGTTGGCCAGAACCTGCAGGACCACTTGGAAATGTACCTGCAATACGCCTGCACCCAGCCGGTGTCGCTGTACCCTTCGCTGCTGTGGTGGAACCAGCCGGCCATCGGTGCCGAGTGGATGTTCAACGGCACTGGCATTGGTGCCAGCAACCAGTTCGAGGCCGGCGGCTTTATCCGTTCGCGCCCAGAGTTCGACTGGCCGAACATCCAGTACCACTTCCTGCCGGTGGCCATCAATTACAACGGCAGCAACGGCGTCAAGGAGCACGGCTTCCAGGCCCACGTGGGCTCCATGCGTTCGCCTAGCCGTGGCCGCGTGCACGTCAAGTCCAAGAACCCGCGCGAGTACCCAAGCATCCTGTTCAATTACATGTCCACCGAACAGGACTGGCAAGAATTCCGTGACGGCATCCGCCTGACCCGCGAGATCATGCAGCAGCCGGCACTGGACGCTTACCGTGGCCGCGAGATCAGCCCGGGCATCGACGTGCAAACCGACGAGCAATTGGACAAGTTCGTGCGTGAACACGCCGAAACTGCGTTCCACCCGTCCTGTTCGTGCAAGATGGGCACCGATGAGATGGCCGTGGTCGACAACCAGGGCCGCGTGCACGGCTTGCAGGCCCTGCGCGTGGTCGATGCGTCGATCATGCCGATCATCACCACCGGCAACCTGAACGCGCCAACGATCATGATCGCCGAGAAAATCGCCGACAAGATCCGTGGCCGCCAGCCATTGCCACGCAGCACGGCCGATTACTATGTGGCAGGTGATGCACCGGTGCGTAAAACACCGCTGCGCGAAGTGAGCCGTACGGCGCAGTAA
- the betB gene encoding betaine-aldehyde dehydrogenase — translation MARFELQKLYIDGGYVDASSDATFDAINPANGEVLAQVQRATQADVERAVVSAEKGQKIWAAMTAMERSRILRRAVDILRERNDELAALETLDTGKAYSETRYVDIVTGADVLEYYAGLVPAIEGEQIPLRDTSFVYTRREPLGVTVGIGAWNYPIQIALWKSAPALAAGNAMIFKPSEVTSLTTLKLAEIYTQAGLPDGVFNVLTGSGREVGGWLTEHPRIEKISFTGGTDTGKKVMASASSSSLKEVTMELGGKSPLIIFDDADLDRAADIAMMANFYSSGQVCTNGTRVFVPTALKAAFEAKILERVQRIRIGNPEDENTNFGPLVSFAHMESVLGYIAKGKQEGARLLVGGERLTEGAFAQGAFVAPTVFSDCTDEMTIVREEIFGPVMSILTYDSEEEVIRRANDTDFGLAAGLVTKDLTRAHRVIHQLEAGICWINAWGESDAKMPVGGYKQSGVGRENGISSLAQYTRIKSIQVELGDYGSVF, via the coding sequence ATGGCCCGTTTCGAACTGCAAAAACTCTACATCGACGGTGGTTACGTGGACGCTTCCAGCGACGCCACCTTCGACGCCATCAACCCGGCCAACGGCGAAGTACTGGCACAGGTCCAGCGCGCCACCCAGGCTGACGTCGAGCGTGCGGTAGTGAGCGCCGAAAAGGGCCAGAAAATCTGGGCCGCCATGACCGCCATGGAGCGTTCGCGCATCCTGCGCCGCGCCGTCGACATCCTGCGCGAGCGTAATGACGAGCTGGCTGCCCTGGAAACCCTGGACACCGGCAAGGCTTATTCCGAAACCCGCTACGTCGACATCGTCACCGGCGCCGACGTGCTGGAATACTACGCAGGCCTGGTGCCGGCCATCGAAGGCGAACAGATCCCACTGCGCGACACCTCGTTCGTCTACACCCGCCGCGAGCCGCTGGGCGTGACCGTGGGCATCGGCGCCTGGAACTACCCGATCCAGATCGCCCTGTGGAAATCCGCCCCGGCCCTGGCCGCCGGCAACGCGATGATCTTCAAGCCAAGCGAAGTGACTTCGCTGACCACCCTGAAACTGGCCGAGATCTACACCCAGGCCGGCTTGCCAGACGGTGTGTTCAACGTATTGACCGGCAGCGGCCGTGAAGTCGGCGGCTGGTTGACCGAGCACCCGCGCATCGAGAAAATCTCCTTCACCGGCGGCACCGATACCGGCAAGAAGGTCATGGCCAGCGCCTCGAGCAGCTCGCTCAAGGAAGTGACCATGGAACTGGGCGGCAAGTCGCCGCTGATTATTTTCGACGACGCAGACCTGGACCGCGCGGCCGACATCGCCATGATGGCCAACTTCTATAGCTCGGGCCAGGTGTGCACCAACGGCACCCGCGTGTTCGTGCCGACCGCACTCAAGGCCGCCTTCGAGGCCAAGATCCTGGAACGCGTACAGCGCATCCGCATCGGCAACCCGGAAGACGAGAACACCAACTTCGGCCCACTGGTCAGCTTCGCCCACATGGAAAGCGTGCTGGGCTACATCGCCAAGGGCAAGCAAGAAGGTGCCCGCCTGCTGGTGGGCGGTGAGCGCCTGACCGAGGGTGCATTCGCCCAGGGCGCCTTTGTGGCCCCGACCGTGTTCAGCGATTGCACCGACGAGATGACCATCGTGCGCGAAGAAATCTTCGGCCCGGTGATGAGCATCCTGACCTACGACAGCGAAGAAGAAGTGATCCGCCGCGCCAACGACACCGACTTCGGCCTGGCCGCAGGCCTGGTGACCAAGGACCTGACCCGCGCCCACCGGGTTATCCACCAACTGGAAGCCGGTATCTGCTGGATCAACGCCTGGGGCGAGTCCGACGCAAAAATGCCGGTCGGCGGCTACAAGCAGTCGGGCGTTGGCCGCGAGAACGGCATCAGCTCGCTGGCCCAGTACACCCGGATCAAGTCGATCCAGGTCGAGTTGGGCGATTACGGTTCGGTGTTTTAA
- the betI gene encoding transcriptional regulator BetI, giving the protein MPKVGMQPIRRQQLIEATLLAVDQVGMADASIALIARLAGVSNGIISHYFQDKNGLIAATMRYLMNALIDNVAARRQALNDDSPRAHLQVIVEGNFDASQVNGPAMKTWLAFWAASMHQPSLHRLQRINDHRLYSNLCCQFRRVLPLCQARSAARGLAALIDGLWLRGALSGDAFDTDQAQQIAYEYMDMQLAKKVS; this is encoded by the coding sequence ATGCCTAAGGTCGGGATGCAACCCATCCGCCGTCAGCAGTTGATCGAAGCCACGTTACTGGCCGTTGATCAGGTCGGCATGGCAGACGCCAGCATTGCTTTGATCGCTCGGCTTGCCGGGGTGTCCAACGGAATCATCAGCCACTACTTTCAGGACAAGAACGGCCTGATCGCAGCGACGATGCGTTACTTGATGAATGCCTTGATCGATAACGTCGCCGCCCGCCGCCAGGCGTTGAACGACGACAGCCCCAGGGCGCACCTGCAGGTGATCGTCGAGGGCAACTTCGACGCAAGCCAAGTCAACGGCCCGGCGATGAAAACCTGGCTGGCCTTTTGGGCCGCCAGCATGCACCAGCCGTCATTGCACAGGTTGCAGCGGATCAACGATCACCGCCTGTATTCCAACCTGTGCTGCCAGTTCCGCCGAGTGCTGCCGCTTTGCCAGGCACGCAGCGCGGCACGCGGGTTGGCCGCCCTGATCGACGGCCTGTGGTTGCGCGGCGCCCTCTCGGGCGATGCCTTCGACACTGACCAGGCGCAGCAAATCGCCTACGAATACATGGATATGCAATTGGCAAAAAAGGTGAGCTAG